In Drosophila yakuba strain Tai18E2 chromosome 2R, Prin_Dyak_Tai18E2_2.1, whole genome shotgun sequence, a single genomic region encodes these proteins:
- the LOC6530422 gene encoding uncharacterized protein LOC6530422 translates to MKIYKQKLRDVWLQMEEFRAWLRRDPDDSYRAHCRFCKCCVNTKISDLRAHAATKKHMKHLDLKPHLKPSDGSHLNRSSASSSSATPYKVKVKAQPKTPPVKKEKINASDQSVDYEQIIENLALYEPEQVMFSSCSLTGGGEQRLEDEVEGEGEMSTISIMDEDMVNKAVANALRTQKDSAQIFGDFVADRLRQLNADASEFAKDKIMKVILEAASIDRAPTYN, encoded by the exons atgaaaatttacaaGCAGAAACTGCGCGATGTGTGGCTGCAAATGGAGGAGTTTCGCGCGTGGCTGCGACGGGATCCGGACGACTCCTACCGGGCGCACTGCCGCTTCTGCAAATGCTGCGTAAACACCAAAATCAGCGATCTGCGTGCCCATGCGGCGACCAAGAAGCATATGAAGCACTTGGACCTTAAACCGCATCTC AAACCATCGGACGGCAGCCACTTAAACAGGTCATCCGCCAGCAGCTCCAGCGCCACACCCTACAAGGTCAAGGTGAAGGCACAGCCAAAAACTCCCCCAGTGAAGAAGGAGAAAATCAATGCCTCGGATCAGTCCGTCGACTACGAGCAAATCATTGAGAATCTGGCCCTTTACGAACCGGAGCAGGTCATGTTCTCCTCGTGCTCCTTGACCGGCGGCGGTGAGCAAAGGCTGGAGGACGAGGTTGAAGGCGAGGGCGAGATGTCCACCATCAGCATTATGGACGAGGACATGGTCAACAAGGCGGTGGCCAATGCGCTGCGCACCCAGAAAGACAGCGCCCAGATCTTCGGGGACTTTGTGGCCGACCGACTGCGACAGTTGAACGCCGACGCCTCCGAGTTTGCGAAGGACAAGATAATGAAGGTTATTCTGGAGGCCGCGTCCATCGATCGGGCTCCCACTTATAATTAA